One Pantoea trifolii DNA segment encodes these proteins:
- a CDS encoding D-2-hydroxyacid dehydrogenase family protein → MSLNCIILDDYQNIAQSLADWASLAPLVNTTSLTEHVADQDQLVKHIAHADILVVMRERTPLSAELIGRLPNLKMVVTSGMRNASIDLDACAERYIAVCGTASSSAAPLELTWGLLLGLARHIVPENLALRSNGAWQHTLGMSLQGKTLGLLGLGKIGGEMAKVAQAFGMRVCAWSQNLTAERAAECGVERSLSLEALLNSSDVVSIHLVLSERSRHLVDAAALAQMKPGALLINTSRAGIVDQQAMIAALQSGQLAGAGLDVFEQEPLPADHPLRLLPNVLATPHLGYVADSNYRTYFTQAVEDIQGWLTGAPLRSLL, encoded by the coding sequence ATGAGCCTGAACTGCATCATTCTTGATGATTACCAGAACATCGCCCAGTCGCTTGCCGATTGGGCGTCTCTCGCCCCACTGGTTAACACCACTTCCCTGACTGAACATGTCGCCGACCAGGATCAACTGGTTAAGCACATCGCCCACGCCGACATTCTGGTGGTGATGCGTGAACGCACGCCGCTCAGCGCCGAGCTGATTGGCCGTTTGCCTAATCTGAAAATGGTGGTCACTTCCGGCATGCGTAATGCCTCTATTGATTTAGATGCCTGCGCAGAACGCTATATCGCGGTATGTGGCACCGCCAGCAGCAGCGCGGCCCCGCTGGAACTGACGTGGGGATTGCTGCTTGGGCTGGCGCGCCATATCGTGCCTGAGAATCTGGCCCTGCGCAGCAACGGCGCGTGGCAGCACACCTTAGGCATGAGTCTGCAGGGCAAAACGCTGGGATTGCTCGGACTGGGTAAAATTGGCGGCGAGATGGCAAAAGTGGCGCAGGCGTTTGGCATGCGCGTGTGTGCGTGGAGCCAGAATTTAACCGCTGAACGCGCCGCCGAGTGTGGCGTTGAGCGCTCGCTTTCGCTGGAAGCACTGCTCAACAGCAGCGATGTGGTGTCGATTCATCTGGTGTTAAGCGAGCGCTCACGCCATTTGGTCGATGCGGCGGCGCTGGCGCAGATGAAGCCTGGCGCGCTACTGATTAATACCTCGCGAGCCGGGATTGTTGATCAACAGGCGATGATCGCTGCGCTGCAATCAGGCCAGTTAGCCGGTGCGGGGTTGGATGTGTTTGAACAGGAGCCGCTTCCTGCGGATCATCCGTTGCGTCTGCTGCCGAATGTGCTGGCGACGCCGCATCTCGGCTATGTTGCCGACAGCAATTACCGCACCTACTTTACGCAGGCGGTGGAAGATATTCAGGGATGGTTGACCGGTGCGCCGCTGCGCTCGTTACTCTAA
- a CDS encoding EAL domain-containing protein, giving the protein MPLKKRHHDFGWLLIVCAGLLPLVLGILCTAIEARHTVHQQQISTANTLLTQAEKMSDNAWDMITELRQYHYQPCAKIEDQLQRAGTLNPYFRSIGMLKGGDISCSSAFGLQHGTLTEMMLQPPPITGKAWWSISVLGTNGVQNRPAVVFVRELPDTSGFWAVIDGQYLMDFMNAIGGSRGYHMSLQFSGGAVIASGPTDTRPMLYMNSEAFQADSSRYPITVNVTVPASELLKAWRQALFIFLPMAAIFSILLMILTANWLRRRISWHDEIGRAIRARQFSVHYQPVYSNTLQACAGAEALLRWQRPNGDMIRPDIFISAAEAEGMIVPLTQHLLELMAEDIQSWQVEPGFHIGLNLAAEHLQHADFVADIELFAERIKDKQLCITLELTERSLIEDGEMVARKLRHLRAQGMKVAIDDFGTGHCSLTYLLTFPLDYLKIDRGFINAIEGLDVETPVLDAIINLSHKLELDVLGEGIETATQFEYLRQRGVIFIQGYYYARPLDNDRLRAWLSEQGHKPLLAEEHHEPELHHS; this is encoded by the coding sequence GTGCCACTGAAAAAACGACATCACGATTTTGGCTGGCTCTTAATCGTCTGCGCCGGGTTGTTACCCTTGGTGCTCGGCATCCTTTGTACCGCCATCGAAGCGCGCCACACCGTCCACCAACAGCAGATTTCCACCGCCAATACCTTGCTCACTCAGGCTGAAAAGATGAGTGATAACGCATGGGATATGATCACTGAGCTGCGTCAGTATCACTATCAACCTTGCGCAAAAATCGAAGATCAGCTGCAGCGCGCCGGCACGCTCAATCCCTATTTCCGATCCATTGGTATGCTGAAAGGCGGCGACATCAGCTGCTCGTCCGCCTTTGGCCTGCAACACGGCACATTAACTGAAATGATGCTGCAGCCGCCGCCGATTACCGGCAAAGCCTGGTGGAGCATCTCGGTGCTCGGCACCAACGGCGTCCAGAATCGTCCCGCCGTGGTGTTTGTGCGCGAGCTCCCCGATACCAGCGGTTTTTGGGCGGTCATCGATGGCCAATATTTGATGGACTTTATGAACGCTATCGGCGGATCGCGTGGCTACCACATGAGCCTGCAATTTAGCGGCGGTGCGGTGATCGCCAGCGGACCGACTGACACGCGGCCTATGCTGTACATGAATAGTGAAGCTTTTCAGGCCGACTCCAGCCGCTATCCCATCACCGTTAATGTGACCGTTCCGGCTTCTGAGTTGCTGAAAGCCTGGCGTCAGGCGCTGTTCATCTTCCTGCCGATGGCGGCGATTTTTTCGATTCTGCTGATGATTCTCACCGCTAACTGGCTGCGTCGCCGTATCTCCTGGCACGATGAGATTGGCCGCGCCATCCGCGCTCGCCAGTTCTCGGTGCACTATCAACCGGTTTACAGCAATACATTACAAGCCTGCGCCGGCGCCGAAGCCTTGCTGCGCTGGCAGCGGCCAAACGGCGACATGATTCGCCCGGATATCTTTATCAGCGCCGCTGAAGCCGAAGGCATGATTGTGCCGCTGACGCAGCATCTGCTGGAGCTGATGGCTGAAGATATTCAGAGCTGGCAGGTCGAACCCGGTTTCCACATCGGGCTGAATCTGGCAGCAGAACATCTGCAACATGCCGATTTCGTGGCAGATATCGAGCTGTTTGCTGAGCGCATCAAAGATAAACAGCTGTGTATCACGCTTGAGCTGACCGAACGTAGCCTGATTGAAGATGGTGAAATGGTGGCGCGTAAGCTGCGTCATTTGCGCGCGCAGGGCATGAAAGTCGCAATCGATGATTTCGGCACCGGCCACTGCTCGCTGACCTATCTGCTCACCTTCCCGCTGGATTATCTGAAAATCGATCGCGGCTTTATTAACGCCATCGAAGGCCTCGACGTCGAAACGCCGGTACTGGATGCGATTATTAATCTGTCTCACAAGCTGGAACTGGATGTACTCGGCGAAGGCATAGAGACCGCAACGCAATTTGAGTACTTACGGCAGCGTGGTGTGATATTTATTCAGGGCTACTATTATGCCCGTCCGCTGGATAATGACCGGCTGCGTGCCTGGCTCAGCGAGCAAGGACACAAGCCACTTCTCGCTGAGGAACATCATGAGCCTGAACTGCATCATTCTTGA
- a CDS encoding ABC transporter substrate-binding protein, translating into MKWLKPVVSALLLCAAFGSQAAPDLSKVTLVLGDQARNLRSLIEAADVMKDAPYQYRWANFQGAAPLFEAQRAGAVDTSYAGDLPVLMAASGGVPLKIIATNVGDAGSNGLIVPANSPIHSVRDLAGKQVVVSSARGSISQHLLYEALEEAKVPRDTVPVRFVLPTDASAAFNSGQIAAWATFDPYLGIAEKHGARLLRDGKGLTTALSFVTATQSSLDDPAKRAAIADFTHRLAKAREWALAHPQQYNEVYAQLTRLQPADAQQITARISHGVRGVTPDDVAKVQKVSDLFSELNILPNKVDVQAITDNSVFQ; encoded by the coding sequence ATGAAATGGCTGAAACCGGTAGTTTCTGCGCTGCTGCTGTGCGCGGCGTTTGGCAGTCAGGCGGCGCCTGATTTGAGTAAAGTTACGCTGGTGCTGGGCGATCAGGCGCGCAATCTGCGTTCGCTGATCGAAGCGGCAGATGTGATGAAAGACGCGCCTTATCAATATCGCTGGGCGAATTTCCAGGGAGCGGCACCGCTGTTTGAAGCGCAGCGTGCCGGTGCGGTGGACACCTCGTACGCGGGTGATTTGCCGGTACTGATGGCGGCGTCGGGTGGCGTACCGCTGAAGATTATCGCTACCAATGTGGGAGATGCCGGCTCGAATGGGCTGATTGTGCCCGCTAACTCGCCGATCCACAGCGTGAGGGATCTGGCCGGCAAGCAGGTCGTCGTCTCGTCGGCGCGCGGCAGTATTTCGCAGCACTTGCTGTATGAGGCGCTGGAAGAGGCGAAAGTGCCGCGTGATACGGTGCCGGTGCGTTTTGTGTTGCCGACCGACGCCAGCGCGGCGTTCAACTCAGGACAGATTGCCGCGTGGGCGACCTTCGATCCCTATTTAGGCATTGCCGAAAAGCATGGCGCGCGTCTGCTGCGTGACGGCAAAGGGTTGACGACCGCGCTGTCGTTTGTCACCGCCACGCAAAGCTCGCTCGACGATCCCGCCAAGCGCGCGGCGATTGCGGATTTCACTCATCGTTTGGCCAAAGCGCGTGAATGGGCGCTGGCGCATCCGCAGCAGTATAACGAGGTTTATGCGCAGTTAACGCGCCTGCAACCGGCGGACGCGCAGCAGATTACTGCGCGTATTTCCCACGGCGTGCGTGGCGTGACGCCAGATGATGTGGCGAAGGTGCAGAAGGTGTCGGACTTGTTCAGCGAGCTGAATATCCTGCCAAACAAAGTCGATGTGCAGGCAATTACCGATAACAGCGTGTTTCAATAA
- a CDS encoding AI-2E family transporter yields the protein MNNLLQEKIGQNILVKLAMLVIILAGIRAASDILVPFLLASFLAIVLNPLVTMLMRRGVKRGLAITLVISVIFIVVLLLIAVLASSASDFSDTYPQIRTMLEQKLAVVQHFAARFHINISTEALAARLDPNVVMDMATSVLKQLSGAMTNVLLLILTVVFMLFEVRHLPYKMRNAMVNPQIRIAGLHRALKGVTHYLALKTLVSLITGVAVWLSLLLLGVKFALFWGVVAFILNFIPNIGPIIAGIPPFIQALVLNNIYDAMLVAALFSAIHMVFGNMLEPRLMGRGLGLSTLVVFLSLIFWGWLLGPVGMLLSVPLTSVTKILMETTPGGSRLAIMLGNGRPGKRAR from the coding sequence ATGAACAACCTGCTACAGGAAAAAATTGGCCAGAACATCCTGGTAAAACTGGCGATGCTGGTGATTATTCTGGCGGGCATTCGCGCCGCCTCGGACATTCTGGTGCCCTTCTTACTGGCCAGCTTCCTGGCAATCGTGCTCAATCCGCTGGTCACAATGCTGATGCGGCGCGGCGTCAAACGTGGCCTGGCGATTACCTTGGTGATCAGCGTGATTTTTATCGTCGTGCTGTTACTTATTGCTGTACTTGCCAGTTCGGCCAGTGATTTCAGTGATACCTATCCGCAAATCCGCACCATGCTGGAGCAAAAGCTGGCCGTAGTGCAACATTTTGCCGCGCGTTTTCATATCAACATCTCTACCGAAGCGCTGGCGGCACGCCTCGATCCCAACGTGGTGATGGACATGGCCACATCGGTGTTGAAACAGCTGTCCGGCGCGATGACCAACGTGCTGCTGCTGATTCTTACCGTGGTATTTATGCTGTTTGAGGTGCGCCATCTGCCGTATAAAATGCGTAACGCGATGGTCAATCCGCAGATCCGCATCGCCGGTCTGCACCGTGCGCTGAAAGGCGTGACGCACTATCTGGCACTGAAAACGTTGGTGAGTTTGATTACCGGCGTCGCCGTTTGGCTGTCGCTGCTGCTGCTCGGCGTGAAGTTCGCGCTGTTCTGGGGTGTGGTGGCGTTCATCCTTAATTTCATCCCCAATATCGGCCCGATCATCGCCGGCATCCCGCCGTTTATTCAGGCGCTGGTGCTGAATAATATTTATGACGCCATGCTGGTGGCGGCGCTGTTCAGCGCGATTCACATGGTGTTCGGCAATATGCTGGAGCCAAGATTAATGGGACGCGGGCTGGGATTGTCGACGCTGGTGGTGTTTCTGTCGTTGATTTTCTGGGGCTGGTTGCTGGGCCCGGTCGGCATGTTGCTGTCGGTGCCGCTCACCAGCGTGACCAAGATTTTGATGGAAACCACGCCGGGCGGCAGCCGATTGGCGATTATGTTGGGTAATGGGCGGCCGGGTAAACGGGCGCGATAA
- a CDS encoding class II aldolase/adducin family protein, which yields MSTETLDVTSLRQRISEGEWQARTKLAQAYHLAAKLRWTDHIYTHFSLRVPGHQPHFLINAFGQTFDEIQAETLVKIDIDGNIIDDPTGLGINLAGFVIHSAIHRARPDAHAVLHTHTAAGIGVSAQRNGLLMISQHSTRFHNRLGYHDYEGIALDLDEQQRIVADLGDLNALILRNHGLLTSGGSIEEAFYNLYYLERACQAQLAAQSGGADLIILPDAVAEKAAQAFDNSIRQRKYQLHWDAYIRQLNRNAL from the coding sequence ATGAGCACTGAAACCCTGGATGTTACATCGTTACGGCAGCGCATCAGCGAAGGCGAATGGCAGGCGCGCACCAAGCTAGCACAGGCTTACCATCTGGCGGCGAAGCTGCGCTGGACCGACCATATTTACACCCATTTTTCCCTGCGCGTACCGGGCCATCAGCCGCACTTCCTTATCAACGCTTTCGGTCAAACCTTCGATGAAATTCAGGCGGAAACGCTGGTGAAAATCGACATCGACGGCAATATTATTGACGACCCAACCGGGCTGGGAATTAACCTCGCTGGTTTTGTTATTCACAGTGCGATTCACCGCGCACGTCCCGATGCGCACGCCGTGTTGCACACTCATACCGCCGCAGGCATTGGCGTCTCGGCACAGCGAAACGGCCTGCTGATGATTTCGCAACACAGCACCCGTTTCCATAATCGCCTCGGTTATCACGATTACGAAGGTATCGCGCTGGATCTCGACGAGCAGCAGCGTATCGTTGCCGATCTTGGCGATCTCAACGCGCTGATTCTGCGCAATCACGGTCTGTTAACCAGCGGCGGCAGCATCGAAGAAGCCTTCTACAACCTCTATTACCTTGAGCGCGCCTGCCAAGCCCAGCTGGCGGCACAATCGGGCGGCGCGGATCTGATCATCCTGCCAGATGCCGTTGCCGAGAAAGCCGCGCAGGCGTTTGATAACAGCATTCGCCAGCGCAAATATCAGCTGCACTGGGATGCTTACATCCGTCAGCTCAACCGCAACGCACTTTGA